In Camelus dromedarius isolate mCamDro1 chromosome 16, mCamDro1.pat, whole genome shotgun sequence, the genomic stretch AGATGGCCGGGAGGCAGGGGCTGGCATCCCTTCCCGAAGACGCGCTGTTTTCTGAGTAGACGGGGCTTTGCCCCCAGGCAGCCAGAACAAAGGCCATGCAGGCCTAGACAGCAGAGGTGTGCAAAACACAGCTGGCTTTGTGGCTCTGGGGGACCGGTACAGTGGGGGGGGACTGGTACGGTGGGGAGGTACCGCGccagcctctgccttccccaccctcatcccTGGGTTGTAGCTCTACCTGGCGAGTTCTCTGGAAGAGGAAGCAAACTGAAGGGATGGAGGCAGGGCAGTGTTGCACATCAGTGGGCTCGGTCCTTAAAATGCATCCATGTTGCTCTGGATCGGCCTTCTGTTTACAGAGGCGGGTAATGACAGCAGGTCTGCGGAGCTCTTAGGATATGCCCAGCACTGAGTCCAGTGCACGACGTAGGTCATCTCGGTTTATCCTCGCAAGCTTACCCCCGGAGGTGGGTACCAGGattagccccatttcacaggAGAGGAAACATGGCATGGGGAGGTCAAGTCACTACCCTGCGTTCACATAGCTGGTGAGAAGCAGGGTGAGGAGTCGAACCCAGACAGCTCAGCACACactggggaaagggcagaggggcCGGGGTACAGGTTATGGATAGTAGTGGGGCCTAACCTCTCTGACTGGAAGTTTGGGAAGACCCAGTGGCCTGAGCCTGCTAGGATGGGGTGTGCTGGCCAGTTAATGGCAGTGGTGACTGCTGAGTGGCATTCCTGAGCCCAGCACCTGCCTGGGGCAGATGCAGCCTCCGTCATGGCAGAGTGGGTGGCTGGAGGCAGAGCTTGTCGGCAGCTAGTGCTTGGCAGGAATTTCCCTTCACCCCTCCCCTGGTTCCGTGGCATTCCTGCCTGCCTGTTTTCTCAGCTTTCGTGGGCACAGGGAGAGCAGAGGCCTGGAAGGGACAGTCCCTGGCCATGCCTCCGGAATTCTGGCACGTCGCCCTCCCGAtgctgagcccagcccagggagTCTGACACCACAGAAACACATAACCAAAAAGCTTTTATTGGGAAAGAAATGGGCAAATCCTGGAACAGAACACGGACATGTCCCCACTGTGGGGGAAGCTGGGGATCCAGGAGCTCTTGCACGAAGTCCTTCTGGTGGGCCTGCTCCTCTTTGGTGTGGGAGCCCCAAGGCCAGCTCCCCACATGTGCGGGCTGTTCTCCACCCAGGAATGGGGACCCTGCTGCTGTGTTTTGTTAGAAAGTACAGGAAGGCAAAGAATCCTCAGTGGTTTCCTCAGTCTCTGAAATAGTCGACTCCTCCTCGGCACCCAGTGTTCACCGGCAGATGAGGGTTTTGTGGCCGGAACGGTCCTGCTTTCCTTGATGAGGCTCCAGGTATCAGTCAGTGTCCGGGTTCCTGGGCCAGGCCAGAGCTGGGGCCTTGGATCTTTGTCTTGAGGGGTGAGGGCTGTAGGGCCAGGCTGACACCCTGGGTCGTGGCTTTGGCGGTCTCCTCGGTTGTCGCCCGGTCCCTCACCGTGGGGTCATGGGGCCCACCTGGACCTTCCTGCCTCTCCGTGCAGGGCAGCAGCACTGAGCGCAGCAGTAGCTGCCGGCTATCAGCAGCAAGAGCACAACGGTGGCTGGAAAGTTGGGAGAGAGCAGagcacaggaagcacagaggtgGGGGAGAAAAAGCGAATGCCCACCCTGCTCCCGAAGAAGCCCCTCTTGGGGTGTGGAGGACCTTTGCCCAAAGGTCTGGCTTAGTGGTCAGAAATACCCGAGGGTCTGAGAGGTGCTGACTGTCCCCATGCCGGCCCCCAGGCCCTGACTCCCTGTCCTGCCTCCTCCGCTGCCCAGAGCTCTGCTCCCTTCATCCCCGGGTGGGGGAGCCGGGGGCGCCTCTGGGCCCTGGTTCCCAGCACCACCCCATCCCTAGAGCAGCATGTCAGAGGATTAGGGGCAACCCCATGGCTTCCCCCAAGGACGtctgcttctcctcctctgctccagggGACCACCcagccacctcccccagccctctggcTAGCACCGTGGTCTCTGCTGGATGCCAGGAAGAGCCATGGGCGCTGAGGAGACCCTGGGAGCCCCAGCTTACCTGTGAAAATGACAATGACCGAGAAGGCCACAATCTCCACGGGCTCGGCCTGGGGCAGCCTCTGCAGCCTGAGCAGCAGCCTCTCCCCGATGGCATGCATCTCCTGTACGAAGTTGGCAGCGGCCATGCTGCGCCAGGCTCCCGCTGGGGTTCCTCCTGAGCTGTGCGAGCAGAGAGAGGACTGAGTCCCCACAGAGCTGGCCCCAGAGAATCCGCCCTCTCATGCACCCCAGCCCGCAGAACAAGTTTGTCAGGTCTCACCCATCACACTCCTGGTGGCTcatgagggaggaaggaagctggtgcccccccccccccccccgctcggTGGTGGCCCTCAGCCCCAACCTGGCTGGCGCTGCCCAGGGCGAGAGACGCCTGAGGCCCCGCCACAGGGCTGCTCAGAAGAGCTGGGCACAGGAGGAATCTGTTGGTCAGCTAAGTTTGGCCACGGTTTCTGACCTCACTGATCCTTCCTTTGTCTTAGACACCACTCCTAGGTGTTGCCAGGGTGTCTCGAACAGGCATGGCTCCTCTGGTGGCCCTGGGTCATTCAGGACTTTGGGTGCCTCCCCAGGTTCCCAGGCAAGGAGATGGGGCTCCAGGATCCCAGCCTGGTGTCCTTGCTTTTCCTCACATGTGGGGACAGGAAGGTCAGGTGCTCCTGAGAGCAACCTCATGGGGGCACCTGGCCGGGGGCACCTGGCCAGGGTCAGCTGTAGGTGAGAGCTGACTGGGGAGGCATCTTAGGTCCCCAACCTCTCCCACCAGCTCAGTTGCTTTACTTATACGGTGTCCTCCTGTGAGAAGGTGGAGATGACACTGTGTGTTTCTTCAGTTTTTGCTGAGGGGCCCTGTGTCAGGACGGGGTCAGGTGTCTCAGGGCGGGTTTAGCTTGGTCCCCACTCCTACCCCTTGCTGGCTCAGACCTGCCCCTCTGGCCTGTCCAAGAgagtcccctccaccccaccaacTCCATCCCAGTGGCAACTCAGCTTGCCAGGCCCCACGACCAGGAGCCTCCTTCTGTCATGCCCGAGGGGCCGAAGGTGAAGGTCCGGCTGAGGCAGTGAGTTGGAACATGTTATTCAgacttcctttctcctcctgcctccctggtgaGCACGAGGGAGCCGGTGCCTCTTCAGAGAGGGACCAGGGACGGCCTCATGCCAACCCCTCCTGAACCTGTTCACCGAGGCAGCTCTAATCCAAGGGCGCGTCACAGGCGGCCAGAGGCCTGTGCCGGACCTTAGGCTCTAATTACTGCTGCCTCTTCCCTGGTCTCAGCCAGGCAGGTTCTCCCCGAGATGGCTGTGGTCTGTGGAGCTGGTCACCATGGTGCTGCCGCCACGGCGTAGCTGCCTTAGAACTGCCTTGAAGGTCATTTGCGGAGTCTTCTACCCCACACttggctccctgccctccctcttgTGTGCGGCCTTTGCTTGAGGTGGGgagccccaccccatcccttctCAGGTAGCTCTGATCTCTAGAAGGTGGGACTGCCTAGTGACCTCATAAGTCCCACCCGTGTCACTAAGGACGCTTccgccccctcctgcctcccagtccTCTGGGACCCCTGGCAGCTGGCGTGTGAGCCTCCCGCATCTCCTTCTCCATGAGACAACTGCTCTCGCTTGGCCAGCTGTCCCCCACAGGACAGCGTTTGAATCATCCTGGATTTGAATGCTGCTTGCCTCCTCCTGCATTTGAGACATGGACGAGCCCCTTcgtctctctgagtctgtttcttctcctCATTTTATGTGAAGATGAGATGCCTGTCTTTCAAGGCAGTTGGGAGGGCCGAGCACCTGGCAGCGGAGAGCAGCAGtgggcacagggcctggctccGGGAGTGCCCAACACATGTGGCTCCCTCCAGGTGGGGTCTGGCCAGCACGGGAGAGTTGAGGTGGCCTTTGGGGACAGTCGCGTCCCATGTACACTGTCAGTGCCATCCCCCAAACACCTTTGGGGAGTTGTGTCTGCATCCTTCGTTCCCAGGCTATGTGTGGTGTGTGAGGTGAAGGAAGGTGCGGGGTGAAAGCTGGAGATGAGGAGCTGTGATTTTAGGTGGTGTTTAAGGGGTCATAGGCAGATGAGGGCTCCTTGGAATATTAGATGGTTTCCTGTCAAAGGGGGAGTTAGAGCTTCCTGGCTTCTCTCACATCCCACCCTTGGGTTATGGTCTTCCTGCAAAGGAGATCAGGATTCCAGTTTTCAAATGTACTAGGAGGCACAGGATTCTAGAACACCACAGGTCATCcactcctgcctcctttcttttgcttatggggaaactgagacccgaGAGAGGAAGGGACTTCTCTGAGGTCACACTGCAGGACAGGAGCCTGGCCAGTGCTGCCCTTGCTGTTAGCTGGGCAAGAGAAGTCAGCCCAGGAGCAGCCCGCCGAGGGCCCCGCCTGTGTGGTGGGCTCAGCACAGGGACCAGGGCTTTGTGTGATCAGCCCTACCCCACACTCCTAAGTCTGGAACACAGCTTTCATCACTCACCAGACCACACCTGCTCTTCAAGAACCACCTGTGACTTGTCACCAAAGGAACAGTCTTGTGTGTGTCTTGGGTTCATGAACTACTTCTCCAGCACAGGACCCCTCTCCACTAGTCACACCAAACAGACTTACCCCTCCGCCGACCAGGAGAGCAGGCTCATACAGGGGAGTGGACCCCTCCTCGTTCTGGGGCCTCCGGGCATCCCACTTCCCGGGTTTCCAGCAGGACCAGAGCCCTCCTGCTGCTCTCATTCATGGAGTGGGGGCCAGTGGGCTGACCCAAGCCCTGGGCTGCTTTTGCCCTTCCTTCTTCGGCTACACTTGGTTTGGTTTTTCAACCTGGTTGGCCCGGTGCCTGTGTTGCCTAACGTAGCCATCAGAGACACTCCTTGAAAGAGGAAGCAGTGGAGGGCGGGTGGGCAGAGGGCTTTTACACTTATGTCCATCACTCCCAAAGGCCCAGGAGGGGTTGCAGAGGGGGCGCCTCCACTTGTGAGTGAGAGGTGGCGTGGATGCAGGTCAGTCCGAGGGGCGTGATTtctggagcagggaggaggaaggtggggccGAGGCTGAACCGCTGTGCAGGGGAGGTGGGGCTTGTTGATCAGAAGCTTTGCCTCTGAAGTCAGCCATTCTCCAGGGGTTATGAAATCAGAAAGCTGCAGACTCAGGCCTGGGGGACCCGGGCCTCACTGTGGGAAGTGTGTCGGTCCATGAACATGGACGCCATGGGCCTCTGGGGACCTGAATTGGCCAgctgtgcccagccctggggactGACCCAGGGCTGCTCACTGGATCCTCTCTGCACCAGGAacaggagtggggctgctggacATGGCTGTTCGCCCTCAAAGATTGAAGCCGCCTTTGCTTTTCCGTTGCTGTTTTGTCATCGCCAGCTTGGCCTTGAGGAGAGCCTTTGTGGGGACtgtggtggggctggaggggagggcggAGGCACATTCCAGCAGGTCCCAGGAGGGCTTCCCAGCGGGCTATTTAAAGCGAGGCCAAGGGGTGCTTGATGCCTGGTGCCCGATATAACCGGCAGTCGTCAGGTGACCGTGTGGCCTGTGCCCCAGCTGTTGCTCTGTAGGGAGCCCTAAGTGTTCCCAGCTGTGGCCTGGGGAGCATGGGTGCTCTGGGGCCAGCTGCCTCTTGTCCCCTTTACCTT encodes the following:
- the SMIM5 gene encoding small integral membrane protein 5 isoform X2, which produces MAAANFVQEMHAIGERLLLRLQRLPQAEPVEIVAFSVIVIFTATVVLLLLIAGSYCCAQCCCPARRGRKVQVGPMTPR
- the SMIM5 gene encoding small integral membrane protein 5 isoform X1, with the protein product MPGGPRTRRGPLPCMSLLSWSAEGSGGTPAGAWRSMAAANFVQEMHAIGERLLLRLQRLPQAEPVEIVAFSVIVIFTATVVLLLLIAGSYCCAQCCCPARRGRKVQVGPMTPR